Proteins encoded together in one Bombiscardovia nodaiensis window:
- the rpsD gene encoding 30S ribosomal protein S4, with product MTNVQRSRRQVRLSRALGIALTPKAQRLFEKRPYAPGEHGRTRRRTESDYAIRLREKQRLRAQYGVSEKQLRAAYERGTKESGQTGDAMLRDLESRLDALVLRAGIARTTAQARQYVVHRHILVDGNIVDRPSYRVKPGQTIQVKPKSQTTVPFQIAAEGVHRDVLPAVPGYLDVDLASLKATLTRLPEVSEIPVQVNIQYVVEFYAR from the coding sequence ATGACTAACGTTCAACGTTCACGTCGTCAGGTTCGCCTGTCACGCGCTCTGGGCATTGCCCTGACCCCCAAGGCTCAGCGCCTGTTCGAGAAGCGTCCCTATGCTCCTGGCGAGCACGGCCGCACCCGCCGTCGCACTGAGTCCGATTACGCCATCCGTCTGCGCGAAAAGCAGCGTCTGCGGGCCCAGTACGGTGTCTCCGAGAAGCAGCTGCGCGCTGCCTATGAGCGTGGCACCAAGGAGTCGGGTCAGACCGGCGATGCCATGCTGCGCGACTTGGAGTCTCGCCTGGATGCGCTCGTCCTGCGCGCTGGCATTGCCCGCACGACCGCTCAAGCCCGTCAGTATGTGGTGCACCGCCACATCCTGGTCGACGGCAACATCGTCGACCGTCCCTCCTACCGGGTCAAGCCCGGCCAGACCATCCAGGTCAAGCCCAAGAGCCAGACCACGGTGCCCTTCCAGATTGCAGCAGAGGGCGTCCACCGCGACGTACTGCCTGCGGTCCCCGGTTACCTCGATGTAGACCTGGCTTCACTCAAGGCCACACTGACCCGTCTGCCGGAAGTCTCCGAGATTCCGGTCCAGGTCAACATCCAGTACGTGGTGGAGTTCTACGCCCGCTGA
- the alaS gene encoding alanine--tRNA ligase, which produces MRTSEIANRFLKYFEQQGHMVVPSASLISSDPTILFTIAGMVPFIPYLMGEQTPPASRMASNQKCVRTLDIDEVGKTTRHGTFFQMLGNFSFGDYFKEEAIHYAWELLTKPQSEGGYGFDPESLWVTTYTDDDEARAIWKNEGFDPSHMEILGMEDNFWTTGGPGPGGPCSEIYVDRGPQYGKEGGPSADENRYIEIWDLVFENFQVDNVKSKTDLHIVGELQHKNIDTGAGLERLAYLLQGKQNIYETDEVFPVIEAAGKLSGHEYGVDNDADVRMRVVADHVRSALMIMSDGVRPSNVGRGYVLRRLLRRTVRSMRMLGVTDPVLPSLFPVSKEAMVSSYPELNTTFKEVSEAAYGEEDAFRRTLENGTTILDVAVSKAKQSKDSVVSGEDAFTLHDTYGFPIELTLEMAQEQGVKVDEAKFRELMDQQKSRARADALKKRHNVDLSVYDELNKGLDKPIEFLGYTDFSSRSRVIGIVEAGKGAVPAVSAPATVEVILDRTPFYAQGGGQLADQGQILSDDGAVLEVDDVQKPVKGLIVHQCRLTEGTLTLDAQVSASIDLDRRGAIARSHTATHMVHKALREELGPQATQRGSEDAPNRLRFDFQWSAAPSRDAMDAVEARVNDRLRDNLAVTTQEMNFDDAIALGAMHLFGEKYGDVVRVVTIGDDGWSRELCGGTHVDHVGKIGQVSIMSEASVGTGVRRVDAVVGQEAYEFNAREHALVSQLSDKLGARPDDLANRVSTLLDKLKESDRRLAQMYEDQLAQSVPSLVEQAQRSPAPVKVAARNVGHFGSVDALRKTTTQVRALLGDDHATVVALAGVSEEGKPVIMVATNEPARVAGLKAGDLVRGASKVLGGGGGGKPDFAQGGGQDASQIDQALKALSEQAQA; this is translated from the coding sequence ATGCGCACATCTGAAATTGCGAACCGTTTCCTGAAGTACTTTGAGCAGCAGGGGCATATGGTTGTTCCTTCGGCTTCGCTGATTTCCTCGGATCCCACTATCCTCTTCACTATCGCCGGCATGGTGCCCTTCATTCCCTACCTGATGGGTGAGCAGACCCCGCCAGCCTCTCGCATGGCATCCAACCAAAAGTGCGTGCGTACGCTCGATATTGACGAGGTGGGCAAGACCACCCGCCACGGCACCTTCTTCCAAATGCTGGGCAACTTCTCCTTCGGTGATTACTTCAAGGAAGAGGCCATTCACTACGCTTGGGAGCTTTTGACCAAGCCCCAGAGCGAAGGCGGCTACGGCTTCGACCCGGAGTCCCTGTGGGTCACCACCTACACCGACGATGACGAGGCGCGGGCCATCTGGAAGAACGAAGGCTTCGACCCCTCCCACATGGAAATTCTGGGCATGGAAGACAACTTCTGGACCACGGGTGGCCCTGGCCCTGGAGGCCCCTGCTCGGAGATTTACGTGGACCGTGGACCCCAGTACGGCAAGGAAGGCGGTCCTTCTGCCGACGAAAATCGCTACATTGAAATCTGGGATTTAGTCTTCGAAAACTTCCAGGTTGACAATGTGAAGTCCAAGACCGACTTGCATATTGTGGGCGAGCTCCAGCACAAGAACATCGACACCGGTGCTGGCCTGGAACGCCTGGCTTACCTCCTGCAGGGCAAGCAGAATATCTACGAAACTGACGAAGTGTTCCCGGTCATTGAGGCAGCCGGCAAGCTCAGCGGGCACGAGTACGGCGTTGACAATGACGCTGATGTGCGTATGCGCGTGGTGGCCGACCATGTGCGCTCGGCTCTGATGATTATGAGCGACGGCGTGCGCCCTTCGAACGTGGGCCGCGGCTACGTGCTTCGCCGTCTCTTGCGCCGCACGGTGCGCTCTATGCGCATGTTGGGCGTGACCGACCCTGTGCTGCCATCTTTGTTCCCAGTTTCTAAGGAGGCGATGGTTTCCTCCTATCCGGAGCTCAACACAACTTTTAAGGAAGTGTCCGAGGCAGCTTACGGCGAGGAAGATGCCTTCCGGCGCACCCTGGAGAACGGCACTACCATCTTGGATGTGGCCGTCTCCAAAGCCAAGCAGAGCAAGGATTCCGTGGTCTCGGGCGAAGATGCCTTCACCCTGCACGACACGTACGGTTTCCCCATTGAACTGACACTGGAAATGGCGCAAGAGCAGGGTGTGAAGGTCGATGAGGCCAAGTTCCGCGAGCTGATGGACCAACAGAAATCCCGCGCCCGTGCCGACGCGCTGAAGAAGCGGCACAATGTTGACCTGTCGGTCTACGACGAACTCAATAAGGGGCTCGACAAGCCCATCGAATTCCTGGGATACACCGACTTCTCCTCCCGCTCCCGGGTAATTGGGATTGTGGAGGCCGGTAAGGGCGCTGTCCCCGCTGTCAGCGCTCCCGCCACGGTGGAAGTGATTTTGGACCGTACACCCTTCTACGCTCAGGGCGGCGGTCAGCTAGCGGATCAGGGCCAGATTCTCTCCGACGACGGTGCTGTGCTTGAGGTTGACGACGTGCAGAAGCCGGTCAAGGGGCTTATCGTTCACCAGTGCCGACTGACTGAGGGCACCTTGACCTTGGATGCGCAGGTGAGCGCCAGCATCGACCTGGACCGCCGTGGTGCTATCGCCCGATCGCACACGGCCACGCACATGGTCCACAAGGCCTTGCGTGAGGAGCTGGGACCCCAGGCCACCCAGCGTGGTTCCGAGGACGCTCCCAACCGCCTGCGTTTTGACTTCCAGTGGTCGGCAGCCCCCAGCCGCGACGCTATGGATGCCGTAGAGGCCCGGGTCAACGACCGCCTGCGCGACAACCTGGCCGTGACCACCCAGGAGATGAACTTCGACGATGCCATTGCCCTGGGCGCTATGCACCTCTTCGGCGAGAAGTACGGCGATGTGGTCAGGGTTGTCACCATTGGCGACGACGGCTGGTCCCGGGAGCTATGCGGCGGCACACACGTTGACCATGTGGGTAAAATCGGGCAGGTCTCTATCATGTCCGAGGCTTCGGTGGGAACCGGTGTGCGCCGAGTGGACGCGGTCGTGGGCCAGGAAGCCTACGAATTCAACGCTCGTGAGCATGCGCTGGTCTCTCAGCTCTCCGACAAGCTGGGCGCTCGTCCCGACGACTTGGCCAACCGCGTCTCGACCTTGCTGGACAAGCTCAAGGAATCCGACCGCCGTCTGGCGCAGATGTATGAGGATCAGCTGGCCCAATCGGTGCCCTCCCTAGTTGAGCAGGCACAGCGCTCCCCGGCGCCGGTCAAGGTGGCTGCCAGAAATGTGGGCCACTTTGGCTCAGTTGATGCCCTGCGCAAAACCACCACCCAGGTACGTGCTCTCTTGGGAGACGATCACGCCACAGTTGTGGCCCTCGCCGGGGTGAGCGAGGAGGGCAAGCCGGTCATTATGGTGGCTACGAACGAACCTGCGCGTGTGGCGGGTCTCAAGGCTGGCGACTTAGTGCGCGGGGCCTCCAAGGTCCTGGGCGGGGGCGGTGGCGGCAAGCCTGACTTCGCTCAGGGCGGCGGCCAGGATGCTTCCCAGATCGACCAGGCCCTGAAGGCGCTCAGTGAACAGGCCCAGGCCTGA
- a CDS encoding peptidase A24 produces MPRFGIALGILLQLLTLLAYCALSRQDLWPIIAALGLALASTVVQTFLALIRPGALGFGDVTATALVGLSLGVLGWQASLAWWLLMGAFGLVALGLYYRWPGRSHKPSAPTNRSLPFLPIIVGAALTTDLIFFLGLI; encoded by the coding sequence GTGCCCCGCTTCGGTATTGCTCTGGGCATACTGCTCCAGCTGCTCACTCTGCTCGCCTACTGCGCCTTGAGCCGACAAGACCTGTGGCCCATTATCGCCGCCCTTGGCCTGGCTCTAGCCTCCACTGTAGTGCAGACCTTTCTAGCCTTGATTCGCCCGGGAGCCTTAGGCTTTGGCGATGTGACCGCCACAGCTTTAGTGGGCTTGAGCTTAGGAGTCCTGGGCTGGCAGGCCAGTCTAGCCTGGTGGCTCCTGATGGGCGCTTTTGGCCTAGTGGCCTTGGGCCTCTATTACCGTTGGCCAGGCCGCAGCCACAAGCCCAGCGCTCCCACGAACCGCTCACTACCCTTCCTGCCCATCATCGTTGGCGCGGCACTCACCACTGACCTCATCTTCTTTTTAGGCCTTATCTAG
- the aroC gene encoding chorismate synthase — protein sequence MLRWQTAGESHGEALVATIEGLPAGVQVTSQDIADALARRRLGYGRGARMKFEQDRVHLLAGVRHGQTLGSPVAIVIENTEWPKWEQVMSADPLPGGTQLEAKGRNAALTRPRPGHADLSGMRKYGFDDARPVLERSSARETASRVALGVLAAHMLEQTLGVRTASHVLSIGGVGIDRSVGNYRLPKPEDLAALDASPVRTLDAEAEQAMIARIDEAKHQADTVGGVFEVVAYGVPAGLGTHVESDRRLDAALAAAFMGIQAIKGVEIGEGFAEADRPGSQAHDEIVRDEGGHIGRQTNHAGGLEGGMSDGQPIRVRAAMKPISSIPKALHTVDIATGEPAVAINQRSDTTAVPAAAVIGEAMMNLTLAQFALEKFGGDSVEELKRNAQAYLASWPEYLR from the coding sequence ATGTTGCGCTGGCAGACAGCTGGAGAGTCTCACGGCGAAGCCCTAGTGGCCACGATTGAAGGGCTACCGGCAGGAGTCCAAGTGACGAGCCAAGATATTGCCGATGCCCTGGCCCGACGCCGCCTGGGTTACGGGCGGGGTGCCCGGATGAAATTTGAGCAGGACCGGGTACACCTGCTGGCAGGAGTAAGACACGGGCAGACGCTGGGCTCACCGGTGGCGATTGTGATTGAAAACACCGAGTGGCCTAAGTGGGAACAGGTGATGAGCGCCGACCCACTGCCCGGAGGAACCCAACTCGAAGCCAAGGGCCGCAATGCCGCCCTGACCCGGCCCCGGCCTGGACACGCCGATTTGAGTGGCATGCGCAAATATGGTTTTGACGATGCTCGTCCGGTTCTGGAGCGTTCTAGCGCACGCGAGACAGCTTCTCGCGTGGCCTTGGGTGTGCTGGCGGCGCACATGCTTGAGCAGACGCTTGGGGTTCGCACCGCCTCTCATGTGCTCTCTATTGGGGGCGTGGGCATCGACCGGTCTGTGGGTAACTACCGCTTGCCCAAACCTGAAGACCTTGCCGCCTTGGACGCTTCGCCAGTGCGCACGCTCGACGCAGAGGCTGAGCAGGCCATGATTGCCCGTATCGACGAAGCTAAGCACCAGGCCGACACTGTGGGTGGCGTCTTTGAAGTCGTCGCGTACGGGGTTCCGGCAGGGCTGGGTACGCATGTGGAGTCCGACCGCAGGCTTGATGCGGCTCTGGCAGCTGCGTTTATGGGCATTCAAGCTATTAAGGGCGTTGAGATTGGTGAGGGCTTTGCTGAAGCTGACCGACCCGGGTCTCAGGCTCACGATGAAATTGTGCGAGATGAGGGTGGCCACATTGGGCGCCAGACGAATCACGCTGGCGGCTTAGAAGGCGGCATGTCGGACGGACAGCCCATTCGAGTACGGGCGGCGATGAAGCCTATTTCGTCTATTCCAAAGGCTTTGCACACGGTGGACATTGCTACTGGCGAGCCAGCAGTCGCCATTAACCAGCGCTCCGACACCACGGCTGTGCCAGCTGCTGCTGTAATCGGCGAGGCCATGATGAACTTGACGCTCGCACAGTTCGCCCTCGAAAAGTTCGGTGGGGACAGCGTAGAAGAGCTCAAGCGCAACGCCCAGGCCTACCTCGCCTCTTGGCCGGAGTACCTGCGATGA
- a CDS encoding fructose 2,6-bisphosphatase, whose protein sequence is MLLHIFAVRHGQTYFNRYNRLQGWSNSPLTEQGLKDAERAGHKLKGVDFQAAYCSDTTRAQVTAERILSMNQASDPKPPLQTAMNFREQFYGYFEGQDMGMTWWAAGAPHGAKTYNDIVDKFGLAATRDFLKDADPFHDAESDQEYWQRVEEGFALIAGNTDLHDGGKVLLVWHGNSLLSLMHRFAGSAYDLSERPANGSVTSFDFDTQAAFAQAITLTSYNQ, encoded by the coding sequence ATGCTGCTTCATATCTTTGCTGTCCGGCACGGGCAGACCTATTTTAATCGCTACAACAGGCTCCAGGGCTGGTCGAATTCGCCGCTGACTGAGCAGGGGCTCAAAGACGCGGAGCGGGCTGGGCACAAGCTGAAAGGAGTGGACTTCCAGGCTGCCTACTGCTCGGATACGACGCGGGCTCAGGTGACGGCCGAGCGCATTCTCAGCATGAATCAGGCTTCTGACCCTAAGCCACCGCTGCAGACCGCCATGAACTTCCGGGAGCAGTTTTACGGCTACTTTGAGGGGCAGGACATGGGCATGACCTGGTGGGCCGCGGGAGCGCCGCACGGGGCCAAGACCTACAATGACATCGTCGACAAGTTTGGGCTGGCTGCCACCCGGGACTTCCTCAAAGATGCCGACCCTTTTCACGATGCCGAGTCTGACCAAGAGTACTGGCAGCGGGTGGAAGAGGGATTTGCTCTCATCGCTGGCAATACTGACTTGCACGATGGCGGCAAGGTGCTGCTGGTCTGGCACGGCAACTCTCTGTTGAGCCTCATGCACCGTTTCGCTGGCAGCGCTTACGATTTGAGCGAACGTCCGGCCAACGGCTCGGTGACGAGCTTTGACTTCGATACGCAGGCGGCCTTTGCGCAGGCCATCACGCTCACCTCCTACAACCAGTAA
- a CDS encoding membrane protein produces the protein MTKFLSRWLVMTIATGVMVLLLPGMTAVGKPPIMGIAAFALFMALINASIKPLVRMLTLPLTIITFGLFALVLNWFFMSLASWLAIGLFGVGVQIHGFFWSIIGTIIMAIVSSVVTAVIDH, from the coding sequence ATGACTAAATTTCTTTCTCGCTGGCTGGTAATGACCATTGCTACTGGAGTCATGGTACTCCTCTTGCCCGGTATGACGGCAGTGGGCAAGCCTCCAATTATGGGTATCGCTGCTTTTGCACTGTTTATGGCACTGATTAACGCCTCCATCAAGCCCCTGGTGCGCATGCTGACCCTGCCGCTGACCATCATTACTTTTGGTCTATTTGCACTCGTGCTCAACTGGTTCTTTATGTCTCTGGCCTCCTGGCTGGCTATTGGCCTCTTTGGGGTGGGCGTGCAAATTCACGGCTTCTTCTGGTCCATCATTGGCACCATTATTATGGCCATTGTCAGCTCAGTGGTCACCGCAGTTATTGACCACTGA
- the aroB gene encoding bifunctional shikimate kinase/3-dehydroquinate synthase — translation MTPQIYEALLSYRQQGGLIVYLDADPEEASARASHGNKRPLLAGQAHERWMELFKQRRPVYEAIANLTVPSHGTNPKAMAQRLSEALNERTVHVSGSEPYEVYIGPGVSSRLHALLGDKVVRVALIHTHPVQHHADHARALLRQAGYRVCDIAVPDAEAGKSVQVAQGVWTRLAQEGFTRSDAVVGLGGGAATDLAGYIAATWMRGIAYVNCPTSLLAMVDASTGGKTGINLPEGKNLVGAFYTPLGVLADLKTLSTLPTDIFVEGLGEVVKCGFIHDQRILQILEDHAADLRTFDGAQIEQGEEPFIAELIERSVLVKARVVSVDLKESGPREFLNYGHTLGHAIEQLEHFTWRHGQAVAVGMVFAAELAHLLGHIDQELVDYHRELLTSLGLETSWSGGSWEQVLDLMHRDKKARGDELRFIILDGLGRPAHLDNPPLEAVHEAFERIRS, via the coding sequence ATGACCCCGCAGATTTATGAAGCCCTCTTATCATACCGGCAGCAAGGAGGCTTAATTGTCTACCTGGATGCTGACCCCGAAGAGGCGAGCGCACGGGCTAGCCACGGCAACAAAAGGCCTCTGCTGGCTGGGCAAGCCCATGAGCGGTGGATGGAACTGTTCAAACAACGCAGGCCTGTATACGAGGCCATAGCAAACCTCACTGTTCCTTCTCACGGCACGAACCCAAAGGCCATGGCCCAGCGGCTGTCAGAAGCCTTGAACGAGCGGACCGTGCATGTGAGCGGATCCGAACCCTATGAGGTGTACATAGGCCCTGGTGTCAGCTCCCGCTTGCACGCGCTCTTGGGCGATAAGGTGGTGCGTGTTGCACTGATTCACACCCACCCTGTTCAGCATCACGCCGACCACGCGCGGGCTCTTTTACGGCAAGCCGGCTACCGGGTGTGCGATATTGCTGTGCCAGATGCTGAGGCAGGCAAGAGTGTGCAAGTGGCCCAAGGGGTGTGGACGCGCCTAGCGCAGGAGGGGTTCACACGCTCCGATGCCGTGGTGGGTCTGGGCGGGGGAGCAGCTACCGACCTGGCTGGCTACATAGCTGCCACTTGGATGAGGGGTATTGCATACGTGAACTGCCCAACCTCCCTGCTAGCCATGGTCGATGCTTCTACGGGCGGTAAGACGGGCATCAACTTGCCCGAAGGCAAGAACTTGGTTGGTGCCTTCTACACGCCTCTGGGGGTGCTGGCCGATTTGAAAACCCTGTCTACCTTGCCCACAGATATTTTCGTGGAGGGACTGGGAGAAGTAGTGAAATGTGGTTTCATCCACGATCAGCGTATCCTGCAAATATTGGAGGACCATGCGGCTGACTTGCGCACCTTCGATGGCGCTCAGATTGAGCAGGGGGAGGAACCTTTCATCGCTGAGCTTATCGAGCGTTCAGTCCTGGTGAAAGCCCGGGTGGTTTCAGTTGATCTGAAAGAGTCTGGGCCCAGAGAATTCTTAAATTACGGTCACACGCTGGGACACGCTATTGAGCAGTTGGAGCACTTCACCTGGCGGCATGGGCAGGCTGTTGCAGTGGGTATGGTGTTCGCCGCTGAGCTTGCTCACTTACTGGGTCATATTGACCAGGAGCTGGTGGATTATCATCGGGAGCTGCTCACATCTCTGGGACTGGAGACATCCTGGAGTGGCGGGTCTTGGGAGCAGGTTCTCGATTTGATGCACCGCGACAAAAAGGCCCGGGGTGATGAACTGCGCTTTATCATTCTCGATGGCTTGGGACGCCCAGCCCACCTAGATAACCCGCCACTAGAGGCTGTGCATGAAGCATTTGAGCGTATCCGCTCGTGA
- the aroQ gene encoding 3-dehydroquinate dehydratase — MRRVIVVNGPNLGRLGVREPDVYGHQDLASLRAKCQAWGRDLGLEVDVRQSDDEGEVIGWMHQAVDEATPVVMNPAAFTHYSYGLADAAAQVSDAGLPLMEVHISNPAARESFRRLSVISPVATGTITGMGFFGYRLALEAVAHCLEEDRK; from the coding sequence ATGAGACGGGTTATCGTGGTGAACGGGCCGAACTTAGGTAGACTCGGCGTGCGTGAGCCGGATGTCTACGGCCACCAGGACTTGGCGAGTTTGCGCGCGAAGTGCCAGGCTTGGGGACGCGACCTGGGTCTTGAAGTTGACGTGCGGCAGAGTGACGACGAAGGCGAAGTCATCGGTTGGATGCATCAGGCTGTGGACGAAGCCACACCGGTAGTGATGAATCCGGCCGCTTTCACCCACTATTCGTACGGGCTGGCTGACGCTGCCGCGCAGGTGAGCGATGCGGGCCTGCCCCTCATGGAAGTGCATATCTCCAATCCCGCTGCCCGTGAATCCTTCCGGCGTTTGAGCGTCATCTCACCAGTAGCGACGGGTACCATAACCGGCATGGGATTTTTTGGATACAGGCTGGCGCTGGAAGCTGTGGCGCACTGCCTGGAAGAGGACCGCAAGTAA
- a CDS encoding putative pre-16S rRNA nuclease, producing MSQARWMGVDLGQARVGIALSDPELTLAHPAGNISVYGDYFQALDEVIELVEREAVGRVIVGLPLLLSGEAGRSAKKAQRWVSALHKRLDALHAEGQLTVTVPEIFLRDERLTTVSAHRQLRDAGLDTREHRPRVDQQSAVVLLQAALDELAQRTRSDIG from the coding sequence ATGAGCCAGGCGCGATGGATGGGGGTAGATTTAGGTCAGGCGAGGGTAGGTATTGCCTTGTCTGACCCGGAACTCACCCTAGCTCACCCAGCAGGTAATATCAGCGTGTACGGTGATTATTTTCAGGCTCTTGACGAGGTGATTGAGCTCGTCGAGAGAGAAGCCGTGGGTCGTGTTATTGTAGGCTTACCTCTGCTGCTCAGTGGCGAGGCGGGACGCAGTGCCAAGAAAGCACAGCGTTGGGTATCTGCCCTCCACAAGCGGTTGGATGCCTTGCACGCCGAAGGGCAGTTGACAGTAACAGTGCCTGAAATATTTTTGCGCGATGAGCGCTTGACGACCGTGAGCGCCCACAGACAGCTGCGCGATGCCGGTTTGGACACACGAGAGCACCGTCCTAGGGTCGACCAGCAGTCCGCTGTTGTGCTGCTGCAAGCTGCTCTGGACGAGTTAGCCCAAAGAACGAGGAGCGATATTGGCTGA